Proteins encoded within one genomic window of Rhododendron vialii isolate Sample 1 chromosome 1a, ASM3025357v1:
- the LOC131308383 gene encoding ATP-dependent helicase BRM-like isoform X1: MQSGGGTHQGWNAGPPSPLASPSSTVSAPSGPHLGFDSIQQQKQQRQLLQDQSLQRQLLRKPEGNEAIPAYTAGSRHGILSGGSLVSSSGGSQHPEQSKKFIDLGKQQVASHFWEEGHNRSQGIEQQVLNPVHQPYLQYSFQAAQQKSAPGIQAKMGMVGPLAAKDQDMRMGNLRMQELMPIHANNQAQSLSSKKPLEHTQQAVSNQRIGSKPPPTQATSMGQLMQENMIRPMLAPEAQQSMANNRLAMAAQMEALARERNIDLSIPSNAHLMAQLIPLLQSRMITQQKAHENSMQSSSPVSLPKQQIASLQVSSVSSPRGNSSNDPTVNNPNNSLAQQISFIGRENQVPQRQTMMFGNGMGPITGFDHSSHAKSLPPGLETSQVQNSRQSNRSSPKSTASSVEGGVGNAFSAQGGVAPQMQQEHTVFTKQQLHVLKAQILAFRRLKKGDVTLPQELLRSIAPPPLETQLQQVFLPSGTVNQDRLDGENAEDSAKQSEASRKDPEVLASSSGKKSPIVEGLTRDEKAALTKEPVSVFPSGKEEQQPGILSVKPEQEVERGNQKTLVRSEFTVDREKTVTPQISDTTQAEKPVQATNPPQQKDVGSSKKYHGPLYDFPHFTRKPDYDVYALRLGYEVKDLLLEEGIDMLSKRRAENSEKISGLLAVNLERKRIRPDLVLQLQIEAKKLRLLDLQSRLRDEVNLQQKEIMGMPDRPYRKFVRLCERQRVELTRQVQASQKAIREKQLKSIFQWRKKLLEAHWAIRDARTARNRGVAKHHEKMLREFSKTKDDDRNKRMEALKNNDVERYREMLLEQQTSISGDASERYAVLSSFLTQTEEYLHKMGSKITATKNQQEVEEAVNAAANAARAQGLSDEEVRAAAACAGEEVMIRNHFSKMNAPKNNSSINKYYNLAHAVNERVIRQPSMLRAGTLRDYQLVGLQWMLSLYNNKLNGILADEMGLGKTVQVMALIAYLMEFKGNYGPHLIIVPNAVLVNWKSELHKWLPSVSCIYYVGVKDQRSKLFSQEVSAMKFNILVTTYEFIMFDRSKLSKVDWKYIIIDEAQRMKDRESVLARDLDRYRCQRRLLLTGTPLQNDLKELWSLLNLLLPEVFDNRKAFHDWFSQPFQKDGPTHNTEDDWLETEKKVIIIHRLHQILEPFMLRRRVEDVEGSLPPKVSIVLRCRMSAIQSSIYDWIKSTGTLRVDPEDEERRVQKNPSYQAKTYKPLNNRCMELRKTCNHPLLNYPYFNNFSKDFLVRSCGKLWVLDRILIKLQRTGHRVLLFSTMTKLLDLLEEYLQWRRLVYRRIDGTTSLEDRESAIIDFSSPNTDCFIFLLSIRAAGRGLNLQTADTVIIYDPDPNPKNEEQAVARAHRIGQTREVKVIYMEAVVDKIASHQKEDEFQSGGLSDSEDDLVGKDRYIGSIEGLIRNNIQQYKIDMADEVINAGRFDQRTTHEERRLTLETLLHDEERYQETVHNVPSLQEVNRMIARSEEEVELFDQMDEVFDWTEEMTSYGQVPQWLRVGTREVNATIASLSKKPSKKTLLGGSIAIESSEVASDVIGKKRGRSTGKNKLPSYRELEEENGEFSGDSSEERNGYAGQEEEGEIGEYEDVEFSGAIGEPPNNNNQSEEESTRNDKLVEEAGSSGSSLDSQKMPPQVVSPSISSQKFGSLSALDGRPSSLSKRLSEELEEGEIAMSGDSHLVLQQSRSGIQYCDEGEGDGEQVLQPKIKRKRSIRVRSRHTMEGTKGKYSIEKPSLHGGNVSQLPSQVDYKYEPHFRNHPGLKVLGEPKVIKPDHYDSSLKSRQSMPLTRITSTSKARASLRSIRLNSASAPSEDAAQHSRESWDGKVMNTSGTSIGGSKMSDVIQRRCKTVISRFQRKIDKEGHEIVPLLTDLWKRIENSVYLSGAANSLLDLRKIGQRVERVEYNGVMELVFDVQFMLKSAMQYFGFSQQVRTEAKKVHDLFFKILNIAFSDTDFQEAKNALSFSSPVATSTSASSLRQEVAGPSKPPKLIKEVDPDPSPPQRPLSRGPVSNIEDKKTRIHVPQKDDLRLLTHPGELVICKKKRNEREKCMSKPGNGSPGPVSPPSIGHNIQNPGPGPGLTRRETRSSQRPTNQPPQQVMGGGAAGEVSWANPVKRLRTDAGKRRPSHL, translated from the exons AAGGATTGGTTCAAAACCACCTCCAACCCAGGCAACATCGATGGGCCAATTAATGCAGGAAAATATGATTAGACCTATGCTGGCCCCAGAGGCCCAGCAAAGCATGGCAAATAACCGACTTGCTATGGCTGCACAGATGGAGGCTTTGGCACGTGAGCGAAATATTGATTTGTCCATTCCATCAAACGCCCACTTGATGGCTCAGCTTATTCCTCTCTTGCAGTCTAGGATGATTACACAGCAAAAGGCACATGAAAACAGTATGCAGTCTTCTTCGCCTGTCTCCTTGCCAAAGCAGCAGATTGCTTCTCTTCAAGTTTCTAGTGTGAGCTCTCCCCGTGGAAATTCTTCAAATGACCCAACAGTGAACAATCCTAACAACAGCCTGGCACAACAGATTTCTTTTATTGGAAGAGAGAACCAGGTGCCTCAGAGACAGACCATGATGTTTGGTAACGGAATGGGTCCCATCACTGGCTTTGATCACTCATCCCATGCAAAAAGCCTACCACCTGGTCTAGAAACTTCACAAGTGCAAAATTCCAGGCAATCGAACAGAAGTTCTCCAAAATCTACAGCTTCATCTGTTGAGGGAGGTGTGGGAAATGCTTTCTCAGCTCAGGGTGGCGTGGCTCCCCAGATGCAACAAGAGCATACTGTGTTTACCAAACAGCAACTGCATGTTCTTAAAGCACAAATACTGGCATTCAGGCGTCTGAAG AAAGGAGATGTAACTCTTCCACAAGAGCTACTTCGATCCATTGCCCCACCACCACTTGAAACGCAGCTGCAGCAGGTGTTTCTTCCTTCTGGAACAGTTAATCAGGATAGACTTGATGGAGAAAATGCAGAAGACTCTGCAAAACAATCGGAGGCCAGTAGGAAGGATCCTGAGGTTTTAGCATCGTCCAGTGGGAAGAAGAGTCCAATAGTTGAAGGTCTGACAAGAGATGAGAAAGCAGCTTTGACGAAAGAGCCTGTATCAGTGTTTCCTTCTGGAAAGGAAGAGCAGCAACCTGGAATATTATCTGTTAAGCCGGAACAGGAAGTTGAACGTGGTAACCAGAAAACTCTTGTTAGAAGTGAGTTTACAGTCGATAGGGAAAAGACAGTTACACCACAGATTTCTGATACAACTCAAGCTGAGAAACCAGTTCAAGCAACCAATCCGCCTCAGCAAAAGGATGTTGGCTCTTCCAAAAAGTATCACGGACCACTATATGATTTTCCGCATTTCACTCGTAAACCCGACTATGACGTCTATGCTTTGAGATTGGGATACGAGGTCAAGGATCTGCTTCTTGAGGAAGGCATAGATATGCTTAGCAAGAGAAGGGCAGAAAATTCAGAGAAGATAAGCGGTTTACTAGCAGTGAACTTAGAGAGGAAAAGGATTAGGCCAGATCTTGTCTTGCAGCTGCAAATTGAAGCAAAGAAACTTCGACTTTTGGATCTTCAATCACGCTTGAGGGATGAAGTTAATCTACAACAGAAGGAAATAATGGGAATGCCTGATAGGCCATATCGTAAATTTGTTCGACTCTGTGAGCGTCAACGCGTGGAGCTCACTAGGCAAGTACAGGCCTCTCAGAAAGCCATTAGAGAGAAACAACTGAAATCCATTTTTCAGTGGCGTAAGAAGCTCCTTGAGGCCCACTGGGCCATTCGCGATGCGCGGACTGCCCGTAACAGGGGAGTTGCAAAACATCATGAGAAAATGCTGAGAGAGTTCTCAAAAACAAAGGACGATGATCGGAATAAACGGATGGAAGCATTGAAGAACAATGATGTTGAGAGGTATAGGGAAATGTTGCTGGAGCAGCAAACTAGCATCTCTGGTGATGCTTCTGAGAGATATGCTGTTCTCTCATCATTTTTAACACAGACGGAAGAATATCTTCATAAAATGGGAAGTAAAATCACAGCCACAAAGAATCAGCAGGAGGTTGAGGAAGCAGTAAATGCTGCAGCAAATGCTGCTCGGGCTcag GGTCTATCTGATGAAGAAGTAAGGGCAGCAGCAGCTTGTGCCGGAGAGGAAGTAATGATAAGGAATCATTTCTCCAAAATGAATGCACCCAAGAATAATTCGTCTATTAACAA GTACTACAACCTTGCACATGCTGTGAATGAAAGGGTTATAAGGCAGCCCTCAATGCTACGTGCTGGAACCTTACGCGACTATCAACTT GTTGGATTGCAATGGATGCTCTCATTGTATAACAACAAACTAAACGGAATTTTGGCAGATGAGATGGGTCTTGGGAAGACTGTACAG GTGATGGCATTGATTGCTTATCTGATGGAGTTCAAAGGAAACTATGGCCCACATCTTATTATAGTTCCTAATGCTGTTTTGGTGAACTGGAAG AGCGAGTTACACAAGTGGTTGCCATCCGTATCCTGTATTTATTATGTTGGTGTGAAGGATCAACggtcaaaattattttctcaG GAGGTTTCTGCCATGAAATTTAACATCCTTGTGACAACTTATGAGTTCATCATGTTTGACCGTTCGAAGCTTTCAAAAGTTGATTGGAAGTATATCATTATCGACGAAGCGCAACGCATGAAGGACAGAGAATCAGTTCTAGCTCGAGATCTTGATAGATATCGGTGCCAGAGGCGCCTACTTCTAACTGGGACCCCTTTACAG AATGATCTTAAAGAACTCTGGTCACTTCTAAATCTACTCCTTCCTGAAGTTTTTGATAACCGGAAAGCGTTTCATGATTGGTTCTCGCAACCTTTTCAGAAGGATGGTCCCACACATAATACAGAGGATGACTGGCTTGAGACGGAGAAGAAGGTTATCATTATCCACCGACTTCATCAAATTCTGGAGCCTTTTATGCTCCGACGTCGCGTCGAAGATGTGGAAGGCTCACTTCCACCCAAG GTCTCCATTGTTCTAAGGTGTAGGATGTCAGCTATCCAGAGTTCCATTTACGATTGGATTAAATCGACGGGCACTCTTCGAGTTGATCCTGAGGATGAGGAGCGCAGGGTTCAAAAAAATCCATCTTACCAGGCTAAAACATATAAACCTCTAAACAATAGATGTATGGAGCTCCGGAAGACTTGCAATCATCCCTTGCTCAATTACCCTTATTTCAACAACTTCTCTAAGGATTTCCTTGTTAGGTCATGTGGGAAATTGTGGGTCCTAGACAGGATCCTCATAAAGCTTCAGAGAACAGGGCACAGAGTGCTGCTCTTCAGTACAATGACAAAACTTCTTGATCTATTAGAGGAATATCTGCAGTGGCGTAGACTTGTTTACAGGCGGATTGATGGGACAACTAGTTTAGAAGACCGTGAATCGGCTATAATTGATTTTAGTAGCCCTAATACTGACTGCTTCATCTTCTTGCTTAGCATTCGTGCCGCCGGACGGGGTTTAAATCTTCAGACTGCTGACACAGTCATCATATATGATCCAGATCCAAACCCTAAGAACGAGGAACAGGCCGTTGCTAGGGCCCACCGCATTGGACAGACAAGAGAAGTGAAAGTTATTTATATGGAAGCAGTAGTTGACAAAATCGCAAGCCATCAGAAAGAGGATGAATTTCAAAGCGGTGGTTTAAGTGATTCAGAGGATGACCTGGTGGGTAAGGATCGGTATATTGGATCCATTGAGGGGCTCATACGCAATAATATCCAACAGTATAAGATTGATATGGCGGATGAGGTTATTAATGCAGGGCGGTTTGACCAGAGGACTACGCATGAAGAGCGGCGCTTGACTTTGGAGACATTGTTGCACGATGAGGAAAGATATCAAGAAACTGTGCATAATGTCCCGTCGCTGCAGGAAGTAAACCGAATGATTGCTAGAAGTGAAGAAGAAGTAGAGCTCTTTGATCAAATGGATGAAGTTTTTGACTGGACTGAGGAGATGACGAGTTATGGCCAGGTACCCCAGTGGCTTCGTGTCGGCACTAGAGAAGTGAATGCTACTATTGCTAGTTTGTCCAAAAAGCCATCAAAGAAAACCTTATTAGGAGGTAGTATTGCCATAGAATCAAGTGAAGTGGCTTCTGATGTAATTGGGAAAAAGAGGGGACGTTCTACGGGTAAAAACAAGTTACCTAGTTACAGGGAGCTGGAAGAGGAGAATGGGGAATTCTCGGGAGATAGTTCTGAAGAGAGGAATGGGTATGCTGGgcaggaggaggagggagaaatTGGTGAATATGAGGATGTAGAATTTAGTGGTGCCATTGGGGAACCTCCGAATAACAACAATCAATCAGAAGAGGAAAGCACAAGAAACGATAAATTAGTTGAAGAAGCTGGTTCATCAGGATCGTCTTTGGACAGTCAAAAAATGCCACCACAGGTGGTCTCGCCTTCTATATCttctcaaaaattcgggtcgcTTTCTGCATTAGATGGCAGGCCAAGTTCTCTTTCTAAAAGACTG TCTGAAGAGTTAGAGGAAGGTGAAATTGCTATGTCCGGAGACTCTCATCTGGTCCTCCAGCAATCTAGAAGTGGTATTCAGTATTGTGATGAAGGTGAAGGTGATGGTGAGCAGGTTTTGCAACCCAAAATAAAACGGAAGCGTAGTATTAGGGTTCGTTCACGTCATACCATGGAAGGGACGAAAGGGAAATACTCCATTGAGAAACCATCTCTCCATGGTGGGAATGTATCTCAGTTGCCATCTCAAGTTGACTATAAATATGAACCACATTTTCGGAATCATCCTGGGCTCAAAGTACTTGGAGAGCCCAAGGTTATTAAGCCTGATCATTATGATTCATCGTTGAAAAGTAGGCAGAGTATGCCTTTGACGAGAATCACGAGTACATCAAAAGCACGTGCTTCGCTGAGATCCATTAGATTAAATTCTGCATCTGCCCCTTCAGAAGACGCTGCTCAACATTCTAGGGAAAGTTGGGATGGTAAAGTTATGAACACTAGTGGGACTTCAATTGGCGGAAGTAAGATGTCTGATGTCATTCAAAGAAGG TGCAAGACTGTAATCAGCAGGTTCCAAAGGAAAATAGACAAGGAAGGTCATGAAATCGTACCTCTGCTAACAGATTTGTGGAAGAGGATTGAAAACTCTGTTTACCTGAGTGGGGCTGCAAATAGTCTTTTGGACCTGCGAAAGATTGGTCAGCGTGTTGAGAGAGTCGAATATAATGGAGTGATGGAACTTGTGTTTGATGTGCAGTTTATGTTAAAGAGTGCAATGCAGTATTTTGGATTCTCGCAGCAG GTGAGAACTGAAGCAAAGAAGGTTCATGATCTCTTCTTCAAAATCCTAAATATTGCATTCTCGGACACGGATTTCCAAGAAGCTAAAAATGCGCTCTCTTTCTCTAGCCCAGTAGCTACCTCCACATCTGCTTCATCTTTAAGACAGGAAGTTGCTGGCCCAAGCAAACCACCCAAATTGATAAAGGAGGTAGATCCCGATCCAAGTCCTCCCCAGAGGCCCCTATCACGGGGGCCCGTTTCTAacattgaagacaaaaaaacTCGAATCCATGTCCCTCAGAAGGATGATCTGCGATTATTAACTCACCCGGGGGAGCTTGTAATTTGCAAAAAGAAGAGAAACGAGAGGGAAAAGTGTATGTCGAAGCCGGGGAATGGGTCACCGGGGCCCGTTTCACCTCCAAGCATCGGTCACAATATTCAGAATCCGGGGCCGGGGCCGGGGCTGACCAGGAGGGAGACGAGATCAAGTCAGCGGCCTACCAATCAACCACCTCAACAGGTGATGGGTGGTGGTGCTGCTGGGGAAGTGAGTTGGGCGAATCCGGTGAAGAGATTGAGAACGGATGCTGGGAAAAGGCGGCCCAGCCATTTATGA